In a single window of the Bacteroidales bacterium genome:
- a CDS encoding SpoIIE family protein phosphatase gives MRKLIHVILLLLLNLSLIAQIGKPFIRNYSPNEYLGDDQIWTILQDQRGVMYFGGIDGLFEYNGVNWNKYIITDAKNSVLSSAIDENGTIFIGSEGEFGCMMPDHSGRLKYISFINELDSADRLFTNVWSVAETDGNVYFSADEAVFRYNRDSLPKVKKIYSEAEPFLVYKPNDEVFFTTRKGGFMKIEGDNLISMPGIEGLSVWFMLPYETDKYLIGSSENGLEIYHPNAGDSTQVLSKYNSFNKTDIDQTNKFLQENQMYMGACQLDKNRYAIGTILNGIIIINKKGKIVEHINKKSDLQNSTIHFLLSDKQNELWVGTSYGISRVEFNSPFRILDEKSGVLGTIYDIIRFKNRVYATSNIGMYYFDGKKFKGIKALTGENSVQVFLPLVCKNPYKNDSVLLVYTIYGIYYISGNEAIRITEISPSGVFQSEFDKTKFYCSVNFDLLTFSYDGKNFTKPKVIQRFNEIVYTGIEKDANNIWLIIVDKPAVFNVEKSELVTFNSQDELKGISFNNIIKIAGETIFLTDKGIYKFSNEKEVFYKDSILLDKKLDSKTVMQVTEVSRQLYWTLLSDDSHRIINQSEMTESGVQFDSIPFKRLFGVHTIYADGDSLLWAISSEAIYRYNLRVDKDYSEKSTTVISKITISGDSVVFYGAFSSDVSNKKQRNNIFSYSDNDISFEFTLPSFDNESANEYCYLLEGGKSQQWSNWTNETYKEYTNLYEGKYVFKVKARNIYDLESSSAEYEFEILPPWYRTWWAYAIYLLLLFSLISIIIKLNEKRLKKENVRLDNIVKERTAEIYLQKEEIQTQADHLEEINTELSQKNEEISSIAENLKDANKKIRDKNIYITDSINYAKKIQTAVLPDENEIKSVLKDYFIIYRPKDIVGGDFYFVKKINNYIVIAVADCTGHGVPGGFLSMMGISILNEIVQKDDMKKSSDVLEVMRDRIKNSLRQRNYLLSRTEGIDIALCAINTDNNVLQYSGANIPAFIIRNNEEKTIDELKPDLQPVGIHYNEKPFSYFETKIEAGDMLYLFSDGIYDQFGGNKNRKFLISNLKILLKSVSEESVKIQRRKVLNKHLKWKGNNKQVDDILVLGLKYSG, from the coding sequence ATGCGGAAGTTAATACATGTCATATTATTATTACTGTTAAATTTGTCTCTCATTGCTCAAATCGGAAAGCCTTTTATAAGAAATTATTCTCCAAATGAATACCTTGGAGATGATCAAATTTGGACAATATTACAAGACCAAAGAGGTGTAATGTATTTTGGAGGAATTGACGGATTATTTGAATATAACGGAGTTAATTGGAATAAATATATAATTACTGATGCAAAAAACAGCGTGCTTTCCTCTGCTATTGATGAAAACGGAACTATATTTATCGGATCGGAAGGAGAATTCGGTTGTATGATGCCGGATCATTCAGGCCGTTTAAAGTATATCTCTTTTATTAATGAATTAGATTCTGCTGATCGCTTGTTTACAAATGTTTGGTCGGTTGCTGAAACTGACGGGAATGTTTATTTCTCTGCTGATGAAGCAGTTTTCAGATATAATCGGGATTCTTTACCGAAAGTTAAAAAGATATATTCAGAAGCAGAACCTTTTTTAGTATATAAACCTAATGATGAGGTTTTTTTCACAACTCGAAAAGGCGGATTTATGAAGATAGAAGGAGATAATTTAATCTCAATGCCCGGTATTGAAGGACTGAGTGTCTGGTTTATGCTGCCTTACGAAACAGATAAGTATTTAATAGGCAGTTCAGAAAACGGCTTGGAGATATATCATCCTAATGCCGGAGATTCAACACAGGTGTTAAGCAAATATAATTCTTTTAATAAAACTGATATTGATCAAACAAATAAATTTTTACAAGAGAATCAAATGTATATGGGAGCATGTCAATTGGATAAGAACAGATATGCAATAGGAACAATACTTAACGGCATTATTATAATAAATAAAAAAGGTAAAATTGTAGAGCATATCAATAAAAAATCTGATTTGCAAAACTCTACAATTCATTTTTTGTTATCAGATAAACAAAATGAACTTTGGGTAGGAACATCATATGGTATTTCTCGTGTTGAGTTTAATTCTCCTTTTCGAATTTTAGATGAGAAAAGCGGAGTTTTGGGAACAATTTATGATATTATACGCTTTAAGAATAGAGTATATGCAACTTCTAATATAGGTATGTATTATTTTGACGGTAAGAAGTTTAAAGGAATAAAGGCATTAACCGGAGAAAATTCCGTACAAGTTTTTTTGCCTCTTGTTTGCAAAAATCCCTATAAAAATGATTCTGTTTTGCTTGTTTATACAATATACGGGATATATTATATTTCAGGAAATGAAGCAATAAGGATAACAGAGATATCACCTTCAGGCGTTTTTCAATCTGAATTTGATAAAACAAAATTTTATTGTTCTGTTAATTTTGATTTATTAACTTTCTCTTATGACGGGAAAAATTTTACCAAACCAAAAGTAATTCAAAGATTTAATGAAATTGTCTATACGGGAATTGAGAAGGATGCAAATAATATATGGCTGATTATTGTTGATAAACCTGCTGTTTTTAATGTAGAGAAGTCTGAATTAGTAACTTTTAATTCCCAAGATGAACTCAAAGGTATAAGTTTTAATAATATTATAAAAATAGCCGGAGAAACTATCTTCCTGACAGATAAAGGCATCTATAAATTTAGTAATGAGAAAGAGGTGTTTTATAAAGACAGTATTTTGCTTGATAAAAAATTAGATTCAAAAACAGTTATGCAAGTAACAGAGGTTTCAAGACAATTATACTGGACTCTGTTGTCTGATGACTCTCACAGAATAATCAATCAAAGTGAAATGACGGAATCCGGAGTTCAATTTGACAGCATCCCTTTTAAAAGACTTTTTGGTGTACATACTATTTATGCAGACGGGGACAGTTTGTTATGGGCAATATCTTCAGAGGCAATTTACAGATATAATTTAAGAGTTGATAAAGATTATTCAGAGAAATCAACCACTGTTATCAGTAAAATAACAATTAGTGGTGATTCTGTTGTTTTTTACGGAGCATTTAGTTCAGATGTAAGTAACAAAAAGCAAAGAAATAATATATTCAGTTATTCTGATAATGACATAAGCTTTGAATTTACTTTACCGAGTTTTGACAATGAAAGTGCCAATGAATATTGTTATTTATTGGAAGGAGGGAAAAGTCAACAATGGTCAAATTGGACAAATGAAACATATAAAGAATATACAAATTTATATGAAGGGAAATACGTCTTCAAAGTAAAAGCTCGTAATATATATGATTTAGAAAGTTCATCGGCAGAATATGAATTTGAAATATTACCGCCATGGTACAGGACATGGTGGGCATATGCAATATATCTTTTGTTATTGTTTTCTTTAATATCAATTATAATTAAATTAAATGAAAAACGACTAAAAAAGGAAAATGTCAGATTAGATAATATTGTTAAGGAAAGAACTGCTGAAATTTATTTGCAAAAAGAAGAAATTCAAACGCAAGCTGATCATTTGGAAGAAATAAACACAGAACTCAGCCAAAAGAACGAGGAGATAAGTTCAATTGCCGAGAATCTTAAAGATGCTAATAAAAAAATCAGAGATAAAAATATCTACATCACTGATAGTATTAATTATGCAAAGAAGATACAAACTGCTGTTTTACCCGATGAAAATGAGATTAAAAGTGTCTTAAAAGATTATTTTATTATATACAGACCTAAAGATATCGTAGGCGGCGATTTTTATTTTGTTAAAAAAATTAATAATTATATTGTGATTGCCGTTGCTGATTGTACCGGGCATGGTGTACCGGGAGGTTTTTTAAGTATGATGGGGATTTCAATATTAAATGAGATCGTTCAAAAAGATGATATGAAAAAATCTTCTGATGTATTGGAAGTAATGAGAGACAGAATAAAAAATTCATTAAGGCAAAGAAATTATCTTTTAAGCAGAACTGAAGGCATTGATATTGCCTTATGTGCAATTAATACCGATAATAATGTTCTTCAGTATTCAGGTGCAAATATACCTGCCTTCATTATTAGAAATAATGAAGAAAAGACCATTGATGAACTTAAACCTGATTTGCAACCGGTAGGAATTCATTATAATGAAAAACCATTTTCATATTTTGAAACAAAAATTGAGGCAGGGGATATGTTGTACCTTTTTTCCGACGGTATTTATGATCAATTCGGCGGAAATAAAAACAGAAAGTTTCTTATCAGTAATTTAAAGATTTTATTGAAAAGTGTATCCGAAGAGTCAGTAAAAATTCAAAGACGCAAAGTATTGAATAAACATCTTAAATGGAAAGGTAATAACAAACAAGTTGATGATATTTTAGTTTTAGGTTTGAAGTATTCAGGCTAA